In Microtus pennsylvanicus isolate mMicPen1 chromosome 12, mMicPen1.hap1, whole genome shotgun sequence, the following proteins share a genomic window:
- the Upp1 gene encoding uridine phosphorylase 1 isoform X1 translates to MAATGTEAKDLTNHHNSDCFVQLSNPNIATMKEDVLYHFNLSTSTHDFPAMFGDVKFVCVGGSPSRMSTFIRYVAAELGLDHPGKEYPNICAGTDRYAMYKVGPVLSVSHGMGIPSIGIMLHELIKMLYHARCSNITIIRIGTSGGIGLEPGSVVITQQAVDECFKPEFEQIVLGKRVVRSTNLDAQLVQELMLCASDLDEFPTVVGNTMCTLDFYEGQGRLDGALCSYTEKDKQAYLRAAHAAGVRNIEMESSLFATMCSACGLRAAVVCVTLLDRLQGDQINTPHDVLVEYQQRPQRLVGHFIKKSLGKA, encoded by the exons ATGGCCgcaacaggaactgaagcaaaggacCTCACAAACCATCACAA CAGTGACTGCTTCGTCCAGCTTTCAAATCCAAACATAGCAACCATGAAGGAAGATGTTCTCTACCACTTCAACCTCAGCACCAGCACCCACGATTTCCCTGCTATGTTTGGGGATGTGAAG TTCGTGTGTGTTGGTGGAAGCCCTTCTCGGATGAGCACCTTCATCAGATATGTGGCTGCTGAGCTGGGCCTTGACCATCCAGGGAAAGAGTACCCCAACATCTGTGCAGGCACTGACCGCTACGCCATGTATAAAGTCGGACCTGTGCTGTCCGTGAGC CACGGCATGGGCATTCCTTCCATTGGGATCATGTTGCATGAACTCATCAAGATGCTGTACCATGCCAGGTGCTCCAACATCACCATCATCCGCATCGGCACTTCCGGCGGGATAG GTCTGGAGCCTGGCTCTGTGGTCATCACCCAGCAGGCAGTGGATGAGTGCTTCAAGCCAGAGTTTGAGCAGATTGTCCTGGGAAAGCGGGTGGTTCGCAGCACCAACCTGGATGCGCAGCTGGTGCAGGAGTTGATGCTGTGCGCCTCAGACCTGGATGAATTCCCCACCGTTGTGGGCAACACCATGTGCACCTTGGACTTCTATGAGg GGCAAGGCCGTCTGGATGGTGCCCTCTGCTCCTACACAGAGAAGGACAAGCAGGCTTATCTACGAGCAGCCCATGCCGCAGGTGTACGAAATATTGAGATGGAATCTTCATTGTTTGCCAccatgtgcagtgcctgtggccTGAGAG CGGCTGTGGTGTGTGTCACCCTCCTGGACCGGCTGCAAGGGGACCAGATCAACACTCCCCATGATGTGCTGGTAGAATACCAGCAGAGACCTCAGCGACTGGTGGGCCACTTCATCAAAAAGAGCCTCGGGAAGGCCTGA
- the Upp1 gene encoding uridine phosphorylase 1 isoform X2, with translation MAATGTEAKDLTNHHNDCFVQLSNPNIATMKEDVLYHFNLSTSTHDFPAMFGDVKFVCVGGSPSRMSTFIRYVAAELGLDHPGKEYPNICAGTDRYAMYKVGPVLSVSHGMGIPSIGIMLHELIKMLYHARCSNITIIRIGTSGGIGLEPGSVVITQQAVDECFKPEFEQIVLGKRVVRSTNLDAQLVQELMLCASDLDEFPTVVGNTMCTLDFYEGQGRLDGALCSYTEKDKQAYLRAAHAAGVRNIEMESSLFATMCSACGLRAAVVCVTLLDRLQGDQINTPHDVLVEYQQRPQRLVGHFIKKSLGKA, from the exons ATGGCCgcaacaggaactgaagcaaaggacCTCACAAACCATCACAA TGACTGCTTCGTCCAGCTTTCAAATCCAAACATAGCAACCATGAAGGAAGATGTTCTCTACCACTTCAACCTCAGCACCAGCACCCACGATTTCCCTGCTATGTTTGGGGATGTGAAG TTCGTGTGTGTTGGTGGAAGCCCTTCTCGGATGAGCACCTTCATCAGATATGTGGCTGCTGAGCTGGGCCTTGACCATCCAGGGAAAGAGTACCCCAACATCTGTGCAGGCACTGACCGCTACGCCATGTATAAAGTCGGACCTGTGCTGTCCGTGAGC CACGGCATGGGCATTCCTTCCATTGGGATCATGTTGCATGAACTCATCAAGATGCTGTACCATGCCAGGTGCTCCAACATCACCATCATCCGCATCGGCACTTCCGGCGGGATAG GTCTGGAGCCTGGCTCTGTGGTCATCACCCAGCAGGCAGTGGATGAGTGCTTCAAGCCAGAGTTTGAGCAGATTGTCCTGGGAAAGCGGGTGGTTCGCAGCACCAACCTGGATGCGCAGCTGGTGCAGGAGTTGATGCTGTGCGCCTCAGACCTGGATGAATTCCCCACCGTTGTGGGCAACACCATGTGCACCTTGGACTTCTATGAGg GGCAAGGCCGTCTGGATGGTGCCCTCTGCTCCTACACAGAGAAGGACAAGCAGGCTTATCTACGAGCAGCCCATGCCGCAGGTGTACGAAATATTGAGATGGAATCTTCATTGTTTGCCAccatgtgcagtgcctgtggccTGAGAG CGGCTGTGGTGTGTGTCACCCTCCTGGACCGGCTGCAAGGGGACCAGATCAACACTCCCCATGATGTGCTGGTAGAATACCAGCAGAGACCTCAGCGACTGGTGGGCCACTTCATCAAAAAGAGCCTCGGGAAGGCCTGA